A window of the Fulvia fulva chromosome 11, complete sequence genome harbors these coding sequences:
- a CDS encoding 2,3-bisphosphoglycerate-independent phosphoglycerate mutase: MVQVKQKVALICIDGWGIPSESSPAEGNAILNAETPWMDEFAKDGSKITQGYTELEASSLAVGLPEGLMGNSEVGHLNIGAGRVVWQDVVRIDQTIKKGELNKVENVVKSFKRAKDGNGRLHLCGLVSDGGVHSHINHLKELIKVAKEIGVPEIYIHFFGDGRDTDPKSGKGHLEGLLAFLKQQGVGKLATIVGRYYIMDRDKRWDRVEIGLKGLVTGEGEETDDPVKVFQARYDKGENDEFLKPIIINGKEGRIQDDDTVFFFNYRSDRVREVTQLLGDQDRSPKPDFPYPKGIAITTMTRYKTDFDLPVAFAPQVMDNVLADWLSQKGCKQSHIAETEKYAHVTFFFNGGLEVQFDGEDRELIDSPKSVATYDEAPKMSAMGVAERMAERIADGKYEFVMNNFAPPDMVGHTGVYKAAVEGVTETDKAIGVVYEACKKHGYTLFITSDHGNAEEMLTEEKTPKTSHTTNKVPFVMANAPEGLSLKKQDGVLGDVAPTVLDIMGIEQPEAMTGHSLLQRK, from the exons ATGGTGCAAGTCAAGCAAAAGGTAGCTCTGATATGCATTGACGGCTGGGGTATCCCCTCCGAATCGTCTCCCGCAGAAG GCAATGCAATTCTCAACGCCGAGACACCATGGATGGACGAGTTCGCCAAGGATGGCAGCAAGATCACCCAAGGCTACACCGAGCTCGAAGCCTCCTCCCTCGCCGTCGGTCTGCCTGAGGGTCTTATGGGCAATTCCGAAGTCGGTCACTTGAACATCGGTGCTGGACGGGTCGTGTGGCAGGATGTGGTCCGCATCGATCAGACCATCAAGAAGGGAGAGTTGAACAAGGTTGAGAATGTGGTCAAGAGCTTCAAGAGGGCAAAGGACGGTAATGGCAGACTCCACCTCTGCGGTCTGGTCAGTGACGGCGGTGTCCACTCGCACATCAACCACTTGAAGGAGTTGATCAAGGTCGCCAAGGAGATTGGCGTGCCAGAGATCTATATCCATTTCTTCGGTGATGGTCGTGACACAGATCCAAAGAGTGGAAAGGGGCATCTCGAAGGTCTCCTGGCATTCTTGAAACAGCAAGGCGTGGGCAAGCTGGCAACGATAGTTGGCCGTTACTACATCATGGACCGTGACAAGCGATGGGATCGCGTCGAGATTGGCCTGAAGGGCTTGGTCACCGGCGAGGGCGAAGAGACTGACGACCCAGTCAAGGTCTTCCAGGCACGCTACGACAAAGGCGAGAACGACGAGTTCCTCAAGCCAATCATCATCAACGGCAAGGAAGGCCGCATCCAGGACGACGACACCGTTTTCTTCTTCAACTACCGCTCAGACCGTGTCCGTGAGGTAACACAACTGCTCGGTGACCAGGACCGATCGCCAAAGCCAGACTTCCCATACCCCAAGGGCATCGCGATCACGACCATGACCCGCTACAAGACCGACTTCGACCTGCCTGTGGCATTTGCACCACAGGTCATGGACAACGTTCTTGCCGACTGGTTGAGCCAGAAAGGCTGCAAGCAGAGCCACATTGCCGAGACGGAGAAGTACGCACACGTAACATTCTTCTTCAACGGTGGTTTGGAAGTACAGTTTGATGGTGAAGACCGTGAGCTCATTGACTCACCAAAGAGTGTAGCGACTTACGACGAAGCACCGAAGATGAGTGCGATGGGTGTCGCAGAGAGGATGGCAGAGCGTATTGCTGATGGCAAGTACGAATTCGTCATGAACAACTTTGCGCCACCCGACATGGTTGGACACACTGGTGTCTACAAGGCAGCTGTGGAAGGTGTGACCGAGACCGACAAGGCGATTGGTGTGGTGTACGAGGCATGCAAGAAGCACGGCTACACATTGTTCATCACCTCGGACCACGGCAACGCAGAGGAGATGTTGACTGAGGAGAAG ACGCCCAAGACATCTCACACAACCAACAAAGTCCCCTTCGTCATGGCCAACGCACCCGAAGGCCTCTCGCTCAAAAAGCAAGATGGCGTACTGGGCGACGTAGCACCAACAGTCCTAGACATCATGGGCATTGAACAACCAGAAGCCATGACCGGCCACAGCCTGCTCCAACGTAAGTAG
- a CDS encoding Hydroxynaphthalene reductase-like protein Arp2: protein MFSSFPLSKSAPSSFAPVALKAPQDLAGKVALVTGASRGIGAQIAEELAKRGAHLFLTWTPSPDSRASATSVINHIYQANTGVSVRGMPIDLTEPKAPFQVIHELIKYFPHIDIIINNADQPSHSAIPDAAQSYLRAPARIINISSVAARVGGPTTIVYAMSKAGLEAMTRGMAKAFGKDGTTVNAVAPGIVESELLEKAGQDFIKEKAALTPVQQRVGKPDDVAQVVAWLAGEGSRWVSGQTICASGGFMMV from the exons ATGTTTTCCAGTTTCCCTCTCTCGAAATCTGCGCCCTCGAGCTTTGCCCCAGTGGCTCTGAAAGCACCGCAGGACCTTGCGGGCAAAGTCGCCCTCGTCACTGGTGCCTCCAGAGGCATAGGCGCTCAAATCGCCGAGGAGTTGGCAAAGCGAGGAGCCCAC CTCTTCCTGACCTGGACCCCCTCGCCGGACAGCCGAGCCAGCGCAACCTCAGTCATAAACCACATCTACCAAGCCAACACCGGCGTCAGCGTTCGAGGAATGCCAATCGACCTAACAGAACCCAAAGCTCCGTTCCAAGTAATCCACGAATTGATCAAATACTTTCCCCACATTGACATTATCATTAACAACGCCGACCAGCCCTCTCACAGCGCCATCCCAGAC GCCGCTCAGTCCTATCTCAGGGCACCAGCTAGGATCATCAACATCTCCTCCGTAGCGGCTAGGGTTGGGGGCCCGACTACGATTGTTTACGCTATGAGTAAGGCTGGGCTGGAAGCGATGACGAGAGGGATGGCGAAAGCGTTTGGGAAGGATGGTACCACTGTTAATGCGGTAGCGCCGGGGATTGTGGAGAGTGAGTTGTTGGAGAAAGCAGGGCAGGACTTCATCAAGGAGAAAGCGGCGTTGACGCCTGTGCAGCAGAGGGTTGGGAAGCCGGATGATGTTGCGCAGGTAGTGGCTTGGCTTGCGGGTGAGGGGAGTAGGTGGGTTAGTGGGCAGACTATTTGTGCTAGTGGCGGGTTCATGATGGTGTAG